In one Catenovulum adriaticum genomic region, the following are encoded:
- the nqrE gene encoding NADH:ubiquinone reductase (Na(+)-transporting) subunit E, with product MEHYISLFVRAVFIENLALSFFLGMCTFLAVSKKVTTAFGLGVAVIVVLGIAVPVNQVVYSNLLAPGALAWAGFPDADLSFLKFLTFIGVIAALVQILEMSLDKYFPALYNALGIFLPLITVNCAIFGGVAFMVEKNYNFSESVVFGIGSGVGWALAITALAAVREKLKYADIPHGLRGLGITFISVGLIGLGFMSFSGVSL from the coding sequence ATGGAACATTATATTAGTTTGTTTGTCCGTGCGGTTTTTATTGAAAACTTAGCATTATCTTTCTTCTTAGGTATGTGTACCTTCTTGGCGGTATCTAAGAAAGTAACAACTGCATTTGGTTTAGGTGTTGCAGTTATTGTAGTACTAGGTATTGCGGTACCTGTTAACCAAGTGGTTTATTCAAACCTATTAGCACCCGGTGCATTAGCTTGGGCTGGTTTCCCAGATGCTGACTTAAGCTTCTTAAAATTCTTAACCTTTATCGGTGTAATTGCGGCATTGGTACAAATCTTAGAAATGTCTTTAGATAAGTACTTTCCAGCTTTATACAACGCATTAGGTATTTTCTTACCATTGATTACAGTTAACTGTGCAATCTTTGGTGGTGTTGCCTTCATGGTTGAGAAAAACTATAACTTCAGCGAAAGTGTGGTCTTTGGTATTGGTAGTGGTGTCGGTTGGGCACTTGCTATTACTGCACTTGCAGCTGTTCGTGAAAAGTTAAAGTATGCTGATATTCCACATGGCTTACGTGGTTTAGGGATTACCTTTATCTCAGTTGGCCTGATTGGTTTAGGCTTTATGTCATTCTCTGGCGTGTCGCTGTAA
- the nqrF gene encoding NADH:ubiquinone reductase (Na(+)-transporting) subunit F has protein sequence MQEIILGVGMFTAMVLALVAIILFAKSKLVSSGDVTILINDDPDKAITAKPGDKLLGALANAGIFVSSACGGGGSCGQCRVDVKDGGGDILPTELDHITKGEAREGCRLSCQVSIKNDMKIELEEEIFGIKKWECEVISNDNKATFIKELKLQIPDGESVPFRAGGYIQIEAPAHHVKYADFDIPDEYRPDWERFGFFKLESKVDDETIRAYSMANYPEEEGIIMLNVRIATPPPNNLSLPCGIMSSYIWSLKEGDKVTISGPFGEFFAKETDAEMVFVGGGAGMAPMRSHIFDQLRRLKSKRKMSFWYGARSSREMFYVEDFDMLAEENDNFEWHVALSDPQPEDNWEGYTGFIHTVLYDNYLKDHEAPEDCEFYMCGPPMMNSAVINLLKDLGVEDENILLDDFGG, from the coding sequence GTGCAAGAAATTATTTTAGGCGTAGGTATGTTTACCGCAATGGTGTTAGCGCTTGTTGCTATCATCTTGTTTGCCAAATCAAAATTAGTCAGTAGTGGCGATGTCACTATTTTGATCAATGATGATCCAGACAAAGCAATTACCGCTAAGCCAGGCGATAAATTATTAGGCGCTTTAGCAAATGCGGGTATTTTTGTTTCATCTGCTTGTGGTGGCGGCGGCTCTTGTGGCCAATGCCGTGTTGATGTGAAAGACGGCGGTGGGGATATTTTACCAACCGAACTTGATCACATTACTAAAGGTGAAGCGCGCGAAGGCTGTCGTTTGTCTTGCCAAGTGTCAATTAAAAACGATATGAAAATTGAGCTTGAAGAAGAAATCTTTGGGATTAAAAAGTGGGAATGTGAAGTTATTTCTAACGATAACAAAGCTACTTTCATCAAAGAACTTAAGCTACAAATTCCTGATGGTGAATCTGTTCCTTTCCGTGCAGGTGGTTATATTCAAATTGAAGCGCCAGCTCACCACGTTAAATATGCAGATTTTGATATTCCTGACGAATATCGTCCTGACTGGGAGCGTTTTGGTTTCTTCAAGTTAGAATCTAAAGTTGACGATGAAACGATCCGTGCGTATTCAATGGCTAATTACCCTGAAGAAGAGGGTATTATTATGCTTAACGTTCGTATCGCGACTCCGCCGCCAAATAACTTGTCATTACCTTGCGGTATCATGTCTTCTTATATTTGGAGCTTGAAAGAAGGTGATAAAGTGACAATTTCTGGTCCGTTTGGTGAATTCTTCGCTAAAGAAACAGATGCTGAAATGGTCTTTGTTGGTGGTGGTGCTGGTATGGCGCCAATGCGTTCACATATTTTTGACCAATTACGTCGATTAAAATCAAAACGTAAAATGTCATTCTGGTATGGTGCGCGTTCAAGCCGCGAAATGTTCTATGTTGAAGATTTCGATATGCTTGCAGAAGAAAACGATAATTTTGAATGGCATGTTGCTTTAAGTGATCCACAACCAGAAGATAACTGGGAAGGTTACACAGGCTTCATCCACACAGTGTTATATGATAATTATCTTAAAGATCACGAAGCGCCAGAAGATTGTGAGTTCTACATGTGTGGTCCTCCAATGATGAATAGCGCAGTTATCAACTTGTTGAAAGACTTAGGTGTTGAAGATGAAAACATCTTGCTTGATGACTTTGGTGGTTAA
- a CDS encoding FAD:protein FMN transferase produces the protein MKMFNKIWLALIALAFFVSCTKQNEFETLALQGRTMGTTYHVTLVGKSNQIDKTQLQADIDAILVDVNNKMSTYQSDSELSLFNQNTSTDAVALSAETAKVISKAIDIGMQTHGALDVTVGPLVNLWGFGPDGRPNKVPSDSKVESIKTHIGLDKLTYDQGHLTKSDPKVYVDLSAIAKGFGVDQVADHLESVGVADYLVEIGGEMRLKGQKLNGENWRIAIEKPESFDRAVQQVIEPGDNALATSGDYRNYFEQDGVRFSHTIDPTTFKPINHKLVSVSVITSTCMEADGLATALNVMGPEKAFDFAKMHDLAVYLVVKSDTGFDVLYTEQFKPYMK, from the coding sequence ATGAAGATGTTTAATAAAATATGGCTAGCGCTTATTGCGCTGGCCTTTTTTGTTTCTTGTACGAAGCAAAATGAATTCGAAACGCTTGCATTGCAAGGTCGAACCATGGGCACAACTTATCATGTCACGCTCGTTGGTAAATCTAATCAAATCGATAAAACTCAGCTTCAAGCTGATATAGACGCCATTTTAGTTGATGTAAATAACAAAATGTCGACTTATCAGTCAGATTCTGAACTCAGTTTGTTCAACCAAAATACGTCTACTGATGCTGTGGCTTTATCTGCTGAGACCGCCAAAGTGATTAGCAAAGCAATAGATATTGGAATGCAAACGCATGGCGCGTTAGATGTTACGGTTGGCCCATTGGTTAATCTTTGGGGCTTTGGGCCTGATGGTCGGCCTAATAAAGTACCTTCAGACAGCAAAGTTGAATCTATCAAAACACATATTGGGTTAGACAAATTAACTTATGATCAAGGTCATTTAACCAAATCTGATCCCAAGGTCTATGTAGATTTATCGGCAATTGCTAAAGGTTTTGGTGTGGATCAAGTGGCTGATCATTTAGAGTCAGTGGGTGTTGCTGATTACTTGGTGGAAATCGGCGGTGAGATGCGCTTAAAAGGCCAAAAGCTAAACGGTGAAAATTGGCGTATTGCGATTGAAAAGCCAGAAAGTTTTGATCGTGCAGTTCAACAGGTGATTGAACCGGGTGATAACGCATTGGCGACGTCAGGTGATTATCGTAATTATTTTGAGCAAGACGGTGTGCGCTTTTCGCATACCATTGATCCAACCACATTTAAGCCGATTAATCATAAATTAGTTTCAGTTTCAGTTATTACCTCAACTTGTATGGAAGCAGATGGACTGGCAACTGCACTTAACGTTATGGGCCCGGAAAAAGCATTTGATTTTGCAAAAATGCATGATCTTGCGGTATATCTGGTGGTAAAATCTGATACAGGCTTTGATGTATTATACACAGAGCAATTTAAACCTTATATGAAGTGA
- the nqrM gene encoding (Na+)-NQR maturation NqrM: MTTILLAFGIFLIVVVAMSVGFLVQKKSISGSCGGLGAIGVEKACDCDNPCDRRKAKLEKEAKKQQMLNENRII, encoded by the coding sequence ATGACAACTATTTTATTAGCATTTGGTATTTTTTTAATTGTTGTTGTTGCTATGTCAGTTGGTTTTTTGGTTCAGAAAAAATCAATCTCGGGTAGTTGTGGGGGCTTAGGGGCAATAGGTGTTGAAAAAGCCTGCGACTGTGATAACCCATGCGACAGACGTAAAGCTAAGCTGGAAAAAGAAGCGAAAAAGCAGCAAATGCTTAATGAAAACCGAATTATTTAA
- a CDS encoding AraC family transcriptional regulator — protein MVLDYYLNWGDLQHFENMPQPLVAKAERNQYETELPLHSHTKGQLIVVLGGYVTCEVDSNLWMVPTNNAIWIPAKTIHTNRTPVHANLCHVYIQPDLHGLPNKTCTIAITPVVKELICHFASLNQHYQANSSTDRIAQVIFDLLLEMPVQRFNFPQSKHPLIQLMAKQLWYKPDNRKTLTQWATELAIGERTLARLIKKETGMSFGKWRSQMHIIIALQKLEQKYSVQQISDSLGYDSVSAFITMFKKALGLSPKKYIAQINH, from the coding sequence ATGGTCTTAGATTATTATTTAAATTGGGGTGACTTACAGCACTTTGAAAACATGCCTCAACCGCTCGTTGCCAAAGCTGAGCGAAACCAATATGAAACCGAATTGCCTTTACACTCCCATACCAAAGGGCAATTGATTGTTGTGCTGGGCGGATATGTTACTTGTGAGGTAGATTCAAATTTGTGGATGGTGCCCACCAATAACGCAATTTGGATTCCAGCTAAGACAATTCATACCAACCGAACGCCCGTGCATGCAAATTTATGTCATGTATATATTCAACCTGATCTGCATGGTTTACCCAATAAAACCTGCACTATTGCTATTACTCCGGTTGTGAAAGAACTGATTTGCCATTTCGCCAGTTTAAATCAACATTATCAAGCTAACAGTTCAACTGACCGCATTGCTCAAGTCATTTTTGATTTATTGTTAGAAATGCCTGTACAAAGGTTTAACTTTCCGCAATCTAAACACCCACTAATTCAATTAATGGCTAAACAGCTTTGGTACAAGCCAGATAACCGAAAAACCTTAACACAATGGGCGACAGAGCTTGCGATAGGTGAACGAACATTAGCGCGGCTAATTAAAAAAGAAACAGGCATGAGCTTTGGTAAATGGCGTAGCCAAATGCATATCATTATTGCATTGCAAAAGCTTGAGCAAAAATACAGTGTGCAACAAATATCAGATAGCTTAGGCTACGACTCTGTCAGCGCTTTTATAACCATGTTTAAAAAAGCGCTTGGGCTGTCACCTAAAAAATATATCGCGCAAATTAATCATTAA
- a CDS encoding MFS transporter: MVLVVGIVLIATTLRAPITGIAPVLEQVIGHFNLTASQAGLLTTLPLIAFAIASPLAAMLAKRLGLEISLLIALIFIGLGCFSRVFNFQSVLFIGTGIIGVGIAIGNVLLPSLIKRDFPQKVAIMTSIYVLSMGIVGGGFSALVIPLAEFNEFGWQISLALFSIVVVIAILFWLPQLNQKTPPTQNLVQTKANAKIWHYALAWQVTFYLGCNSLFTYIIVGWLPSILIESGHSAEQAGVLHGVFLIATAVPGLILVPLLAKLKDQRAPAVGIALLAAISSLSLFYFPSLAFLFTLIVGFCSGACFILGLSFISYRTQNSQQAAALSGMGQCFGYSLAAFGPMLAGFLHTQIGDWSGAVWLCAAGNLICATVGFWCGRNTQLPA; this comes from the coding sequence ATGGTATTAGTGGTTGGGATAGTGCTGATTGCGACAACATTAAGAGCGCCAATCACCGGGATAGCACCCGTTTTAGAGCAGGTAATAGGCCACTTTAATTTAACTGCCTCACAAGCCGGTTTGTTAACTACTTTACCCCTTATTGCATTTGCGATTGCCTCTCCCTTAGCAGCGATGCTTGCAAAAAGGTTAGGCTTAGAAATATCGTTACTGATCGCGCTTATTTTTATTGGTTTAGGCTGTTTTTCACGCGTATTTAATTTTCAATCTGTATTATTTATTGGTACTGGTATTATTGGGGTAGGGATTGCGATTGGTAATGTTTTACTGCCTAGTTTAATTAAACGAGATTTTCCTCAAAAAGTGGCAATAATGACTTCTATTTATGTGCTTTCAATGGGGATAGTTGGCGGTGGTTTTTCGGCTTTAGTGATCCCATTGGCTGAATTTAATGAGTTTGGCTGGCAAATATCTTTAGCTTTGTTTTCAATAGTTGTCGTGATTGCCATTTTATTTTGGTTGCCTCAATTAAATCAAAAAACGCCGCCCACACAAAATTTAGTGCAAACCAAAGCAAATGCTAAAATATGGCATTATGCGCTTGCTTGGCAAGTGACCTTTTACTTGGGGTGCAACTCATTATTTACTTATATTATTGTGGGTTGGCTGCCTAGTATATTAATTGAAAGTGGACATTCTGCTGAGCAAGCAGGCGTTTTGCATGGCGTTTTTTTAATTGCGACCGCCGTACCCGGGTTAATTTTGGTCCCACTGCTGGCTAAATTAAAAGATCAACGTGCGCCTGCTGTGGGTATTGCTTTACTTGCAGCTATCAGTTCATTGAGTTTATTTTATTTTCCAAGTTTAGCTTTTTTATTTACCTTGATTGTTGGCTTTTGTTCAGGCGCTTGTTTTATTTTAGGTTTGTCTTTTATTAGTTACCGTACGCAAAATTCGCAACAAGCAGCTGCGTTATCTGGAATGGGGCAATGCTTTGGCTATTCACTCGCCGCGTTTGGTCCTATGTTGGCAGGCTTTTTACACACTCAAATTGGTGATTGGTCGGGCGCTGTTTGGTTATGTGCAGCGGGTAATTTGATTTGTGCAACCGTTGGTTTTTGGTGTGGCCGTAATACTCAGTTACCAGCTTAG
- a CDS encoding DNA recombination protein RmuC: MFAEYNWLLLGLIACGVVIQLWLVLLLVSQRRQLQQLNLDKNNAQSQLTDLRLSLMNQTHEQFSALEQRLNQQQSKLQEQQHQSQQSASRSHLELLDLINRNHAEHRQELAKAVHQQSETVSKRLGELANITESRLDKLSNRVNEKLSEGFENTVKTFNDILKRLALIDQAQQKISELSGNVVSLQNVLTDKRSRGAFGEVQLYNLIENTLASEQFEKQAKLSNGRIADCLLKLPEPTGNIVIDSKFPLENYQRMMADGISEIERKAIERQFKADVKKHVQDIAERYIIEKETSDSAILFLPAEAVFAEIHAYHPDIVEFAWQRRVWLTSPTTLMAILTTAKAVLKDEATRQQVHVIQQHLIKLSSDFNRFQGRFDQLARHIDQAANDVKQIHTSASKITNRFQSIEQVKLDEIEQT; encoded by the coding sequence GTGTTTGCAGAATATAATTGGTTATTACTTGGCTTAATTGCTTGTGGTGTCGTTATTCAATTGTGGTTAGTATTATTACTGGTTAGTCAGCGCCGTCAGCTACAGCAATTGAACCTTGATAAAAATAATGCACAAAGCCAATTAACTGATTTACGTTTATCGCTGATGAACCAAACGCATGAGCAATTTAGTGCACTAGAGCAAAGACTAAATCAGCAACAAAGTAAACTGCAAGAGCAGCAACATCAGTCTCAACAAAGCGCCTCACGTAGCCACCTTGAATTACTTGATTTAATTAATCGCAATCATGCCGAGCATAGGCAAGAGCTGGCTAAAGCTGTGCACCAGCAAAGCGAAACAGTTTCCAAAAGATTGGGCGAGCTAGCTAATATTACCGAAAGCCGGCTTGATAAGTTATCGAATCGCGTTAACGAAAAATTGAGCGAAGGGTTTGAAAATACCGTTAAAACTTTTAATGATATTCTTAAGCGCTTAGCTTTGATTGATCAAGCTCAGCAGAAAATTTCAGAGCTATCTGGTAATGTTGTGAGTTTGCAAAATGTATTAACCGATAAACGCAGCCGTGGTGCGTTTGGTGAAGTTCAGTTATATAACTTAATTGAAAACACGTTAGCATCAGAGCAATTTGAAAAACAAGCTAAATTGTCCAACGGGCGTATTGCCGATTGCTTATTAAAGTTGCCAGAGCCGACTGGCAATATAGTGATAGATTCAAAATTTCCGCTTGAAAATTATCAACGTATGATGGCTGACGGCATATCAGAGATTGAACGAAAGGCGATTGAACGTCAATTTAAAGCTGACGTTAAAAAGCATGTGCAAGATATTGCTGAGCGTTACATTATTGAAAAAGAAACTTCAGACAGCGCAATTTTATTTTTACCTGCCGAAGCTGTTTTTGCTGAAATTCATGCTTACCATCCTGATATTGTTGAATTTGCTTGGCAAAGGCGCGTATGGTTAACCTCACCCACCACTTTAATGGCGATATTAACCACAGCTAAAGCGGTATTAAAAGACGAAGCGACTAGGCAGCAAGTTCATGTAATTCAGCAGCATTTAATTAAGCTATCGAGCGATTTTAATCGTTTTCAGGGGCGTTTCGATCAATTGGCAAGACATATAGATCAGGCCGCTAATGATGTGAAACAAATCCACACCTCAGCCAGCAAAATTACCAATCGATTCCAATCCATAGAACAAGTCAAACTCGATGAAATAGAGCAAACGTAG
- a CDS encoding ammonium transporter encodes MRYLLTILALLPSISLANTQDTGDTAWILTSTALVLFMTLPGLCFFYAGLVRSKNVLSVLMQCFSIACVASLIWLIAGYSLAFGEGNGFIGDFSKAFLNGVTKDSLSGTLPEPLFFMFQMTFAIITPALIVGGFAERMKFSSVLLFCSAWLVLVYLPVCHWVWGGGWLAEMGMLDFAGGTVVHITAGVAALVAALVIKNRNGYGTASMIPHNLTMTMGGAGMLWVGWFGFNGGSAVAANGDAAMAMLVTHISAATGALTWMVIEWIKYGKPSVLGVVTGMVAGLGTITPASGYVGPAAALIIGLLAGIICFYCTNLIKQKWKIDDSLDVFPVHGVGGILGTFLAGIFCSTELGIFSGYGFGGDNSSIAEQLQVQLIGIGATFAYTAVVSFILLKIVGLITKGIRVERDEEIQGLDITSHEERGYNL; translated from the coding sequence ATGCGTTATTTACTAACAATACTCGCATTATTGCCTAGCATTAGTTTGGCAAATACCCAAGATACAGGCGATACCGCTTGGATCTTAACCTCAACTGCTTTGGTGTTATTTATGACACTACCCGGCCTATGCTTTTTTTATGCAGGCTTAGTACGCAGCAAAAACGTACTGTCGGTTTTAATGCAATGTTTTTCCATTGCCTGTGTCGCCTCACTTATATGGTTAATTGCTGGCTATAGCTTAGCTTTTGGCGAAGGCAATGGCTTTATTGGCGATTTTTCAAAAGCATTTTTAAATGGCGTCACTAAAGATTCCTTATCAGGCACTTTACCTGAACCTCTCTTTTTTATGTTTCAAATGACCTTTGCCATTATTACCCCAGCACTTATTGTGGGTGGTTTTGCTGAGCGAATGAAATTTTCTTCGGTTTTATTATTTTGCTCCGCATGGTTAGTGCTAGTTTACCTGCCAGTTTGTCACTGGGTATGGGGCGGCGGATGGCTGGCAGAAATGGGTATGTTAGATTTTGCGGGCGGTACAGTGGTACATATCACCGCAGGTGTAGCCGCATTAGTAGCCGCTTTAGTCATTAAAAACCGTAACGGTTATGGAACAGCATCCATGATCCCGCATAATTTAACAATGACTATGGGTGGTGCGGGTATGTTATGGGTTGGTTGGTTCGGCTTTAATGGCGGTAGCGCAGTTGCCGCTAACGGCGATGCAGCTATGGCGATGCTAGTTACTCATATATCTGCTGCAACTGGTGCATTAACTTGGATGGTAATTGAATGGATTAAATATGGTAAACCATCTGTACTGGGTGTTGTAACTGGTATGGTAGCAGGCTTGGGTACAATTACCCCGGCATCTGGTTACGTTGGTCCAGCAGCTGCGCTAATTATAGGTTTATTGGCAGGCATAATTTGTTTCTATTGCACCAATTTAATTAAACAAAAGTGGAAAATTGATGACTCGTTAGATGTATTTCCGGTACATGGTGTGGGTGGTATTTTAGGTACATTTTTAGCCGGTATTTTCTGCTCAACCGAGTTAGGCATATTTAGTGGCTATGGTTTTGGCGGCGATAACTCTAGCATTGCTGAACAACTACAAGTACAACTTATTGGCATTGGGGCGACGTTTGCTTATACCGCTGTCGTTAGCTTTATTTTATTGAAAATTGTAGGCCTGATTACCAAGGGTATTCGAGTTGAACGCGACGAAGAAATTCAAGGTTTGGATATTACCAGCCACGAAGAACGCGGTTATAACCTTTAA
- a CDS encoding P-II family nitrogen regulator → MKKITAIIKPHKLDEVRCALSEINVTGMTVTEVKGFGRQKGHLELYRGAEYTVEFVLKTKIEIVVESQNVDSVIDTIVNTARTHKIGDGKIFVAPVEQTVRIRTGEQGEDAI, encoded by the coding sequence ATGAAAAAAATTACGGCTATCATCAAACCCCATAAGCTAGATGAAGTTCGCTGTGCCCTAAGCGAAATCAATGTAACTGGGATGACAGTGACGGAAGTAAAAGGATTTGGCCGACAAAAAGGACATTTAGAGTTATACCGAGGCGCTGAATACACTGTAGAGTTTGTATTAAAAACAAAAATAGAAATTGTGGTTGAGTCACAAAATGTCGATTCAGTAATAGACACCATTGTGAATACAGCACGCACCCATAAAATTGGCGATGGCAAAATTTTTGTAGCGCCCGTTGAGCAAACCGTTCGAATAAGAACAGGCGAGCAAGGCGAAGACGCAATTTAA
- the acs gene encoding acetate--CoA ligase, with amino-acid sequence MSESVFPVSPSVAEKSLLTNEQYQSLYQESIDNPEQFWAEQAKRLNWFTPFDKIKNTSYQPNQVSINWFEGGELNASVNCIDRHLPQKANQTALIWEGDEPTQDQKVTYQQLHDEVAKLANGLRKLGVGKGDTVAIYMPMICEAVYIMLACARIGAVHSVIFGGFSPNAIADRIVNCNAKLIVTADEGKRGGRSIPLKQNVDEALARKDVTTIEHCLVFKHLSSQINWDDKLDIWAHELTHDMPAVCEPEVMKSEDPLFILYTSGSTGQPKGLLHTTAGYLLYSALTHKYVFDYQEGDIYWCGADVGWITGHSYIVYGPLANGATQVIFEGIPTYPTASRIGDVVDKHQVNILYTAPTAIRALMAKGDEAYATNKRTSLRILGSVGEPINPEAWEWYYKNIGNSQCPIVDTWWQTETGGIMITPLPGATDLKPGSATRPFFGIKPALVNSDGRILEGEASGNLAILDSWPGQARTIYGDHERFEQTYFSTYKNMYFTGDGARRDKDGYYWITGRVDDVLNVSGHRLGTAEIESSLVAHTSIAEAAVVGYPHDIKGQAIYAYITPVEGVEMTDELIKQIRDWVKTDLSPIACPDKIQWALGLPKTRSGKIMRRILRKIATNEHDQLGDTSTLADPSVVDDLIKNCKN; translated from the coding sequence ATGTCAGAGTCAGTGTTTCCAGTAAGCCCATCAGTGGCTGAGAAAAGTTTGCTTACTAACGAGCAATATCAATCTTTATATCAAGAGTCTATCGACAACCCTGAACAATTTTGGGCAGAGCAAGCTAAGCGACTCAATTGGTTTACCCCTTTTGACAAAATAAAAAATACATCGTACCAACCCAATCAAGTCTCTATTAATTGGTTTGAAGGCGGTGAGCTAAATGCCAGTGTTAATTGTATTGATCGCCATTTGCCACAAAAAGCAAATCAAACGGCATTAATTTGGGAAGGGGATGAACCAACTCAAGACCAAAAAGTGACATATCAGCAATTGCATGATGAAGTCGCTAAATTAGCTAATGGATTACGCAAATTAGGGGTAGGCAAAGGTGACACTGTTGCGATTTATATGCCTATGATATGTGAAGCCGTTTATATTATGTTGGCTTGTGCACGTATTGGCGCGGTGCATTCAGTTATATTTGGTGGCTTTTCACCGAATGCTATTGCTGATCGTATTGTTAATTGCAATGCTAAATTGATTGTAACTGCTGATGAAGGCAAAAGAGGCGGGCGCTCGATTCCATTAAAGCAAAATGTAGATGAAGCGCTTGCCAGAAAAGATGTGACAACGATTGAACATTGTTTGGTATTTAAACATTTATCTAGCCAAATTAACTGGGATGATAAATTAGATATTTGGGCACACGAGCTCACACACGACATGCCTGCGGTTTGTGAACCTGAGGTGATGAAATCTGAAGATCCTTTATTTATCTTATATACGTCAGGCTCCACTGGTCAGCCTAAAGGTTTATTACATACCACGGCCGGTTATTTATTGTATTCAGCGCTAACCCACAAATATGTGTTTGATTATCAAGAAGGCGATATATATTGGTGTGGCGCTGATGTAGGTTGGATTACCGGACACAGTTATATTGTGTACGGGCCGCTAGCAAATGGTGCGACCCAAGTTATTTTTGAAGGTATTCCAACTTACCCAACCGCTTCCCGAATTGGCGACGTGGTCGATAAACACCAAGTGAATATTTTATATACAGCACCCACTGCAATCCGCGCCTTAATGGCGAAAGGCGACGAAGCTTATGCAACAAACAAACGGACTAGTTTACGCATTTTAGGGAGTGTAGGTGAACCTATTAATCCCGAAGCTTGGGAATGGTATTACAAAAATATTGGTAACAGCCAATGTCCTATTGTTGATACTTGGTGGCAAACTGAAACTGGCGGCATTATGATTACGCCACTGCCGGGTGCGACTGATTTAAAACCAGGCTCAGCCACTCGACCATTTTTTGGGATAAAACCTGCTTTAGTTAATAGTGACGGCCGTATATTAGAAGGTGAGGCAAGCGGTAATTTAGCAATACTAGATTCTTGGCCGGGTCAAGCCCGTACAATATATGGTGATCATGAGCGTTTTGAGCAAACATATTTCAGTACCTACAAAAATATGTACTTTACTGGCGACGGCGCAAGACGGGATAAAGATGGTTATTACTGGATCACTGGCCGAGTAGATGATGTATTAAATGTTTCTGGACACAGATTAGGCACAGCAGAAATTGAAAGCTCGTTAGTTGCACATACTTCAATTGCTGAAGCTGCTGTTGTTGGTTATCCGCATGATATTAAAGGCCAAGCGATATATGCGTATATTACCCCAGTTGAAGGGGTAGAAATGACAGACGAGCTTATTAAACAAATCCGAGACTGGGTTAAAACAGATTTAAGCCCAATTGCTTGTCCGGACAAAATACAGTGGGCACTTGGTTTACCTAAAACACGTTCCGGTAAAATTATGCGCCGTATATTACGTAAAATAGCAACAAATGAGCATGATCAATTAGGTGATACCAGTACTTTGGCTGATCCGAGTGTGGTTGATGACTTAATTAAAAACTGCAAAAACTAA
- a CDS encoding MOSC domain-containing protein — protein sequence MQLLSINTSKKRNLPYGKREIETGIFKKPVASPVRVMPDHIEGDEQADLKNHGGFSKAVYAYGYQHYEYWQNKLKRAALPYGSFGENLTISLLDENEIHIGDTFKLGEAVLSVTQPRVPCFKLGLKFELANMPKLFSQSLRTGLYLSVVESGDISVGDRFELIHKQQNSISIKDLFYAYFHQEKTESLDTLEQALQIEGLSPEWKAQIEQYLG from the coding sequence ATGCAGCTTTTATCTATTAATACGTCTAAAAAAAGAAACTTACCTTACGGCAAACGAGAAATAGAAACCGGAATTTTTAAAAAGCCTGTTGCTTCACCAGTCAGAGTCATGCCTGATCATATTGAAGGCGATGAGCAAGCTGATTTAAAAAATCATGGTGGTTTTAGCAAAGCGGTTTATGCCTATGGCTATCAGCATTATGAATATTGGCAAAATAAATTAAAGCGAGCAGCTTTGCCTTATGGCAGTTTTGGTGAAAATTTGACTATTTCTTTGTTAGATGAAAACGAGATACATATAGGCGACACTTTTAAATTAGGTGAAGCGGTTTTGTCAGTTACACAACCCAGAGTTCCGTGTTTTAAATTAGGGCTTAAATTTGAACTGGCCAATATGCCTAAATTGTTTTCTCAGTCTTTACGAACGGGCTTATATTTATCTGTGGTTGAAAGTGGTGACATTTCAGTTGGCGATCGGTTTGAATTAATTCATAAGCAGCAAAATAGCATTTCAATAAAAGACCTGTTTTATGCTTATTTTCATCAGGAAAAAACAGAATCCCTAGATACGCTAGAACAAGCCTTGCAAATAGAAGGTTTATCACCCGAATGGAAAGCCCAAATAGAACAATATTTAGGTTAG